One stretch of Brachyhypopomus gauderio isolate BG-103 chromosome 10, BGAUD_0.2, whole genome shotgun sequence DNA includes these proteins:
- the LOC143526207 gene encoding olfactory receptor 51F2-like → MSVNSASAMNTTIIRPDVFYINGFYNVPHSMYYYIFLGFVYIVTVLGNSAVMCTIYVARSLHTAKYVAVFNLAFSDLCGSSALIPKIIDTFLFNNQYISYGACLANMFFVYLFMTLQSLTLVALAYDRVIAICFPLRYHVILTKTAMAINIGVVWIFSVSIVALTVALVTRVSFCSSITVTSYFCDHAPVYLLSCNGHYWNTVMAYICFYGLIGTPVIIIAISYVCIGTALLKISKWTERIKAMKTCVSHLILVAVFYLPILSTNVASMISSINPNDRIINSTLSQTIPPLLNPIIYTLKTEEFKQAIKVLCRRLKVVVMHELPQSSGQLLDPQQSVGWSKEELLALRHNSSPFSTLEFIQDPSTITEILTTGALALLGLARKRWRVRHRGRRAGALVRLRRRGFRTSLPSLFLSNLCSLHNKTEELLLLNQTNKDFSNASTLCFTETWVSDLNPDRALRVPGFRLYRADRDSDLSSKSRGGGICFYINERWSKDNTVLLTSCSPNLESIFIKCRPFYFPREISSFTLAGVYISRDAQKELADLIRKVERENRDTLLIILGDFNQANLTKELPKYRLHVSCATREENILDHCYTTIKDAYRSVACGSRTLRS, encoded by the exons ATGTCTGTAAACTCGGCCTCTGCCATGAATACAACAATCATCCGTCCTGATGTGTTTTACATCAATGGATTTTACAATGTTCCACATTCAATGTATTACTATATATTTCTGGGGTTTGTCTATATTGTGACTGTTTTGGGTAATTCAGCTGTTATGTGTACAATCTACGTGGCACGCAGCTTACACACTGCAAAGTATGTAGCTGTCTTCAACTTGGCCTTCTCTGATCTGTGTGGAAGCTCTGCTCTCATTCCAAAGATTATTGACACATTTCTGTTTAACAACCAGTACATATCATATGGTGCTTGCTTGGCAAACATGTTTTTTGTTTATCTTTTTATGACCCTGCAATCTCTTACTCTTGTTGCTCTAGCCTATGATAGGGTCATTGCTATATGTTTTCCTTTGAGGTACCATGTTATTCTCACTAAAACAGCAATGGCTATAAACATTGGTGTTGTTTGGATTTTCTCTGTATCTATTGTCGCTCTCACTGTAGCCTTGGTTACCAGAGTTTCTTTCTGTAGCTCTATTACTGTTACCAGTTATTTCTGTGATCATGCACCTGTCTATTTGTTATCCTGCAATGGTCATTACTGGAACACTGTAATGGCGtatatctgtttttatggaCTGATAGGCACTCCTGTAATAATAATAGCCATCTCATATGTTTGTATCGGCACTGCTTTGCTTAAGATCTCAAAGTGGACTGAACGAATCAAAGCCATGAAAACCTGCGTATCCCACCTCATATTAGTGGCTGTATTTTATCTTCCAATTTTAAGTACAAATGTTGCATCTATGATATCATCCATAAACCCAAATGACAGAATAATTAATTCAACCCTGTCACAGACTATTCCACCATTGTTAAATCCCATAATTTACACTCTAAAGACGGAGGAGTTCAAGCAGGCCATTAAAGTACTCTGCAGACGACTCAAAGTGGTTGTGATGCATGAGCTCCCTCAGTCCAGTGGCCAGTTGTTGGATCCGCAACAG TCAGTGGGCTGGAGCAAGGAAGAGTTGTTGGCCCTCAGACACAACTCTTCACCTTTTTCAACTCTGGAATTCATCCAGGATCCTTCAACTATTACAGAAATCCTCACAACGGGCGCGCTGGCTTTGCTCGGACTGGCGAGGAAGCGCTGGAGGGTCCGGCACAGGGGGCGTCGTGCGGGTGCGCTGGTGCGCCTGAGACGCAGAGGATTCCGCACTTCTCTAccatctctatttctctcaaaTCTGTGCTCGCTTCACAATAAAACTGAAGAACTGCTACTGCTCAACCAAACCAACAAGGACTTTTCAAATGCTTCTACCCTCTGTTTTACGGAGACCTGGGTTTCTGACCTTAACCCGGACAGAGCGCTGCGCGTTCCCGGCTTCCGTCTGTACAGAGCAGACAGAGACTCGGATCTCAGCAGTAaaagcagaggaggaggaatctgCTTTTACATTAACGAACGCTGGAGTAAAGACAACACGGTACTGTTAACGTCATGCTCTCCTAACCTAGAATCAATCTTTATCAAATGCAGACCGTTCTACTTTCCCAGAGAGATCAGCTCCTTCACTTTAGCTGGAGTCTATATCAGTCGCGACGCGCAGAAAGAGCTGGCTGATCTGATAAggaaagtagagagagagaaccggGACACACTGCTCATCATTCTGGGGGATTTTAACCAAGCAAACCTCACGAAAGAACTTCCCAAATACAGACTGCACGTCTCCTGCGCTACAAGGGAGGAGAACATTCTGGATCACTGCTACACCACCATCAAAGACGCTTATCGCTCCGTCGCGTGCGGCTCTCGGACACTCCGATCATAG